The Montipora capricornis isolate CH-2021 chromosome 6, ASM3666992v2, whole genome shotgun sequence genome has a window encoding:
- the LOC138054337 gene encoding uncharacterized protein gives MGEVKPSEGKLLGLPWDREQHTLSVILRNDPNETQGVTQRLLCAKSCLAKKSLTIPRLELVAGHMAVNLATNVHAALNVHQSTVNCWLDYTVALYWIKGQREYRQFVSNRVDKIQQHRQVTWYHVPTEDNPANLRSRRGDSANNLLWNKGPTWLSIHQSGLLTLY, from the coding sequence ATGGGGGAAGTGAAACCATCAGAAGGGAAGCTGTTGGGTCTACCCTGGGATAGAGAACAACATACACTTAGCGTGATTCTCAGGAACGATCCGAATGAGACACAAGGAGTCACTCAGCGACTCCTATGTGCGAAATCATGCCTTGCCAAGAAAAGCCTGACGATTCCGAGGCTCGAACTAGTCGCAGGGCACATGGCTGTGAACCTTGCTACCAACGTCCACGCCGCCCTAAATGTTCACCAAAGCACAGTCAACTGTTGGCTCGACTATACTGTGGCACTCTACTGGATCAAAGGTCAGCGGGAGTACCGCCAATTCGTCTCAAACAGAGTGGACAAGATCCAGCAACACCGTCAAGTCACGTGGTATCATGTCCCAACCGAGGACAATCCAGCCAACTTAAGAAGTCGAAGAGGAGATTCTGCGAACAACTTACTCTGGAATAAAGGCCCGACATGGCTGAGTATTCATCAAAGTGGCCTCCTAACATTATATTAG